AAGCCAACGGCCGAATACTTTCGGTCTTTGGGTGTCAATGTAGCCTCTCTTATACAGAAATGCCCGCAAACATTCGGACTAAGTATCGAGGCGAGCTTGAAGCCAATTACCGAGTTTTTCCTCGGGAGGGGTTATAGCATAGAGGAAGTGGGTACTATGGTTCATAGGTATGGAGCTCTTTACACTTTTAGTTTGGCGGATAACTTGAAACCGAAATGGGCGTTCTTCTTAACGATGGAGTATCCGAGGTCGGAGCTCGTTAAATTTCCCCATTATTTTGGATACAGTTTAGCAGAGAGGATAAAGCCCCGATATAGTCGTATGAGAGAGTGCGGGGTGAGGCTGGTGCTGAACCAGGTATTGTCCGTCTCGGATAGTAAGTTCGAGAGCGCGTTAGAGAAGAAGATGGATAAACTGTTGAAGAAATGATCACGAACTCTATTGGATACGGATGTGTGCATAAAGAGGAGGTTTTCATAGCAAAATATGTGGCATTTCGACTAGAACTCGACAATGTTGTAATTTTGAAGTGCATGTAAAGAAGGTGAAAGCCGAAACGAAGAAGATCAGGAAGATGTTGTTAATTCTTGCACCAGGCTAGGTTGGAATAGCCCATGTCTATTGTAAAATGTTTATATGGGCTATTAACTTGTGTAATGGTTAAATTATTCATGTAGAGATGAAAAGAACTAAATCAGTTACTGATCTTCTCTAGTTTGTAGACATCTTCTTGCTTTAGCTTTCTATGTGCAgcattcatttttaatttttatttttatttttatttttcattgaaATATTTTCTCCTTTGCATCGCAAAGGCTGTTTGTTTGCGTATAAAAGTTGTAGAGATGTCATAAGAGGTTGCCACTTAGATATGCTTTCTCAGCAAAAGCACAATTTCCGCCGTGAGACTATTTCATCTATCATTCATCATGTTAATGATACGAATTTTTTATACGTTTGATAccatttttgtttgttttttttcctctggTTAAAACGTTATGAATTCAATTTCAGCTTGTACTAGCacaattatttaatatacagGGTATAAGCCATAAGCTTGATGCGTTGCTCTTTTTTAATGTTGTAGTTGGTTAGTTTATAATATATTTGGCTAGATTAAGAGAcaagttatttaaaaaaattttgaaagccaaaattttttttgttttttttgtttttattttttattgcaaataaatattttggatgaaaacgTTATAAAATGATTTACTGTTCACCACAacattttttgatatttaaaatttttaaataaacataaACAGGGTACGAAACGAGGCCAACTCTAGCCTTCTCATCTGGACCCAACTTGGACACAAGATTCTTTCGGGCCCAATTTTGGACCATCTCGGATCCGGGTCGGTTACATAACTAGTCCATAGTCCAAACCCGCAGTGAGCTCCCTTCTCCAGGAGCGCATCCTCGCGGGAACACAGGGCGAGGGTTCAGCAACAAACACGAAAAACCCCCAATTCACACTCCATTGAactcaaacctctctctctctctctctctctctctctctctctctctctctctccggcgacgaggaggaggaggaggaggaggaggagcttggCCATGGATGCTTTGGTGGTTCTCCCGATCGTGGCGTTCGAGGATAAGATAGCGGAGACGGTGGAGGCGAACCCGGTGGTGGTCATCATCGGCGAGACGGGCTCCGGCAAGAGCACTCAGCTCTCTCAGATATTGCGTCGCCGCGGCTACACCCGCTCCGGCACCATCGCCGTCACCCAGCCCCGCAGGGTCGCCGCCGTCTCCGTCTCCAGGTCAAatccccctcctcccctctcctcctctccccttctctctcgtTGTGAGCGTAAAAAAATGATGCCTTTTGAGTGTTATGTAGAACAATTGATTATTCTAAATGCTTAAAGCTGCTAAATCACGGTGTTCTAATATTAAATGTTCCGTATTTCATGCCACGGTTGAGTTTGCGGCAAAGACGAGGACTTGAATTAAACCggagaaaattaaatgaaagttgCTATAGAATGATATTTTGAATGTATAGGCTCGAGACATTTCAATAGGCTAAAGATTTGTTGTCGAATTGAATGGGAGGAAACTGAAACTAAATGAGGCTGGGAGGCTGAGGCATTCGAAGTCAAGACGTCGTGCTCCGATATCGTGTGAGACAACCGGTTATACTAAAAGATTAAGCTGCCAAAAAAGACTATGTTTTTAATATTGTATATTCatcatttaaattttctatACTTGGCCAATGCTTATACCACTGATTTCCACTAAACTCTGGTTATATTGTCCATATATAGGCTAGTTAGTTATTGTGGAATGTGGACCTTTAGTTAGTCATGAAGTACTGAAAAGTTAAAGACAATCTAAGTTTCTGGGAAAGAATATTGTCTTGCGAAATTAATTATGGCACTTGCTTCACCACGATGATATGCTTATGATTTATTCTATCcatcttaaaatttatataaatattggcGAAATTTATAATCTAATCGATCcattcttgttcttttgttAATAGGAGGGTCGCACAGGAACTCGGTGTTGTACTAGGAGAGGAAGTGGGTTATGCCATTCGGTTTGAAGACCGAACTTCAGAGAAAACTTGTATTAAGTAAGCTTTCACTTCTATTTGTCTCTGGAAAGACTTGGATTTCATAgttgcataatttttttatatatgtaatatgacgATGTGAATCTAAATGCTCAGGTATCTCACTGATGGTTGTCTTCTTCGTGAAAGTCTGTCAAATCCAGAGCTAAATCAGTACTCGGTCATTATCTTGGATGAAGCTCATGAGCGTAGTCTAAACACGTAAAGAAATTTGCCTTTTGATATCGATTAGGCTTTCAACTTGTCACTATATACAAACATACAATTCTCTTTCAGTTAAGAAATTCATTTAAACAAGATATCTAGTGAAACTTATAAATACACACATATATGCTTACCAATGTGAATTGGATAATTCTACCTCAATTGTCTATCTGTTAATTAACTTGTATAATTTTTCGTGGCTTTTCCTATTAATTTTACGTCAGCAAAATTTTTCCCCCCTAAAAAGTGGTGGTTCATTcatagtttttatatatatatttttccctCCTCTCTGTTGCAGTGACATACTGTTGGGTTTGATGAAACGCTTAATTAAGACACGctcttcaaatttaaaagttctcaTCACTTCTGCAACCCTTGATGGCGTCAAAGTGTCAAAATTTTTCTCAGGTTGTCCTATATTGAACATCCCTGGGACCTTATTTCCTGTGGAAAAGTTTTACAGCACTGAGCGTCCTACAAACTACATTGAATCTGCTCTCAAAACTGCTCTTGGTACGGACTATATTTTGCCCTCTTAAATTGCCTATGTTCAGAACATCAAACTTTTGCTTCTACATTTACCACTTTTCTTGCTCTTTGCAGATATACATCTAAAGGAACCACCCGgggatattttaatatttatgacTGGAAAGGTGCGTTATTTACTTGAGGTGGTATGGTTTTTACATCTGTTTAGGCTAGTTGGTTGCTACTTCTCTGAACCTAAATTCACAAATCTTATCTTCTTCTTAGCTATGGGTCTTTGCTTTAGTTACTTGATCTttccttctttgttttttcgGTGCCGTCCAGTGGACTTGCTAATTTTGAACTAAAAAGACAGCCCCCTACTTTCAGGATGACATTGACAAAATGGTGTCAAAATTGGAGGAAAGAATTCAAAACCTTGAAGAAGGTTCTTGTCTGGATGCTCTAGTCCTTCCACTTCATGGTTCCTTGCCACCTGAAATGCAGGTAATGCatcttccttttctcttttgtaGTATGTGTCTGTGCTAAGCAATTGCGTGGTTTTGATCCTCGAActttcttactctttttttttttttttttttttaaattttaatgatgcCGTACATTCACTTCTCATGTACATGATATACTATGAACATACAAAATCGTATGTTTccatcttcctttttctttatgTGGATTCCTTTTTATTTGCAGAGAAAGTATTAATCATAGTTATGTTGGCAACAGTTGTTAATATATTCTCTTGTTTCATTAATTCCTTAATTAGTACATATGGAACCAACATTTGTATTGGAAAAATCTTTCTTTCGTGAACTGTCTAAAATGAAGTTTAGTTTGATTAATGCTGTTTCTGAGTGCACTTtagttttttatgtttttcctACTCGTATGTCATcttctacaaattttttttgtcagtTTGGGGAATGTTTTGGTAAAACAGTTAAACTGACTGATTTTGTCTTCCACTTGctttattgcatatttttatgaGCATTGGTGAATTGCTGTCTCATGCTTTTCTTGTTTGTCTAGGTACGCGTATTTGCTCAAGCACCATCTAACTGTCGGCGGTTCATTGTTGCAACAAATATAGCTGAAACTTCTTTGACTGTTGATGGTGTTGTGTAAGGAGCAAGTACATGCAGTTATCATTGCTTTCCTTTCAgtcatccttttttttattctcctgCTTCTTCTTTATCTAgagcttcctttttttttgtttcatgttGCCACAAGATATAGACAAGGGGTTAATCTTGTTTTTTTACTATCACTAAGTTATTTGTAAGCTATTTAACTACTTAGGACAAATGAAGTCAGATAATCTTATTTGCTGATCTTGTATGCTAATGTGATCTTGTAACTCATGCATGTCAAAAGTTCTTGCtaagtatttatttaattatctttCAATGTgctgattattttatttatactagGTATGTAATTGATTCTGGATATGTGAAGCAACGGCAGTACAACCCATCCAGTGGAATGTATTCCCTTGATATTGTGCAAATTAGCAGGTAAATTTTGGTTTTATGATCTGGGAGTCTTGCGTTGCCTTCATTTTGTGTCACTGTGTAAATTTATGCATGAAAGGTCATTCAATACATCAAATGTCTATTATATTGTTTCTATGCACTTGTTTCTTGAACTGGAGGAAAATTATGTATACCAAAAGAGAAACACTAAAAAGTTTTAACACTGGAATCTGATCTATGATGGTGTTGGTCCAGTTAGAAATCGGTCTACATATTTTCTGGTTTTCTTTGAACAGTTTCTTGTTCAGAGTATAGGTTAGTATTTTTATTCCTGGTCTTCTTATCTTTTATTTGCTGACTGCTTTATGCTCATGCTAGTTGTCATGAAGTAGATTCTCCTTTTGATTTAATAGACTACTGAAAAATTGACAATGAGCAGTGCTTCTACATTTTCCTTGAGCAATGCATTTGTCTTACATTTCATCATTTTTACATCAGttcattaatataatttaaagtgagTATGTTGGCACAAATGGTTACAGAGTGCAAGCTGATCAGCGTGCTGGCCGAGCTGGAAGAACTTGTCCTGGCAAGTGTTACAGGTTATACCCTGCTTCTGTGTATAGTGAAGAATTTCTTGATGCAACAGTGCCTGAGATACAACGGTCATCTCTTGCTGGAACTGTCCTGTACCTGAAATCTCTAGATCTTCCTGACATTGATATCTTAAAGTTTGATTTCCTCGACCCGCCATCTCGTAAGCatgctttatttttctcctGATTCACAAGATTTTTGTGTTTCATGGATCGTTTGTCTCAAATTTCAATAGATGCATTGGATACCAAGGTTTCTACTTTTGCAGCTATGCAATTGTAGTGTAACTAATCTGATGagacaaattttaaaatgtggTCTTTATCTTAACATTTTGTAAGTTGCAACGTGTTTTCCCTCAGGTGAATCACTTGAAGACGCTTTGCGGCAACTGTACCTCATTGATGCAATTGACGAAAATGGGCAAATAACATCTGTTGGACGAACTATGGCTGGTAATAACTTCATATCACTTCACCATTTATTCTTGAACAGATGCTGCtgcatttttatatttcttttttcttcttcttctccctttttctttttgctggattataattcaaattatgTTATATCCAAGCAGCAATATTGTTtacctatttttttttgaaaggatGAAGTGGTATGTGGGTGTCAAAGGTACCATGTATGCAGTTGGCAACTGCATAAGCATTTCGAGGTGCATATGCGGTATGTAGGtgcaatcaaaatatttaaagtaaaattaaaatgtatctGTAATATAGACTGAAGGGGAATAGAGGAAAATTTTTTCCAAGAGAAGTATGAAAGGACAGAGTAACATAATGGAGATCAGGTCAAACTTTCCAGTCTTTAAGAAAATTAGGTTGCGTAATTTGGAGTGTTGAATTTTCTGCATCATGTGTTTAACAGGCATAAAATATGATTAGTGATTGAGAGGTGGTCTTACAAGTTATTAGTTTTGTGTTactggaatgagagaaaagttACTAAGAAAATAGTCTTGGCTCATCAATTCTTCTATGCTTAACATGGAATATTTTACATGATTATGCAGAGCTTCCCCTGGAACCTTCACTTTCAAGGACCTTAATTGAGGCAAATGAGTTGGGATGCTTGTCCCAGGCGTTGACTGTTGCTGCTACTCTATCAGCAGAAATCACATTACATCAAGCTAGAAGGTGACCTTGCTTTCTTGTAACTATATTTCATTATATGCTTAGTTCATTACCAGAAACTATCTACTTTTTTGTTGGTTTATTGTTATTTCTGTGTGTATTATGTCGTCATCTACTttgaatatttttctttaaatgtACATTCGTCGTATGCAATATGTGCTATATGCAGTAAGGGCAAGGAGAGGAAAAGGAAACAACAGGCAAGTCTACCCGATGGTTCTGGTTGGGGTGATCATATTCAGTTGCTTCAGATATATGAAAATTGGGATCTAGCCGACTATGATCCAGATTGGTGCACGGACAATGACTTGCAGGTGCTACTGTGGAAAATAGTTTCACAAGTCTCATTATCTTGCAAAGTCTAAACAGATGATGATTTTGTTTCAAGGAAATTTATTACATGTTACCTATTTGCTTTTCATGTTAGTACATATTAATTGTCTATATCTATTTACCTAGTTTAGACTTGGGGGATATCAAATGGAAAGATACAGAAGGAATTAGTAAAAATCTGTTGAACAACCTGCCAAATTGTTACTTTTCTGGTGGCAACTTATTCTATAGATCATGATGGTGGTTTATCTACCActttttactctattttttgggTCCATCGTCATGCATTATTGGGTCAATAAAGATCCCAAAACTGCTTGATGCTTGACAAAG
The nucleotide sequence above comes from Ananas comosus cultivar F153 linkage group 17, ASM154086v1, whole genome shotgun sequence. Encoded proteins:
- the LOC109722661 gene encoding probable pre-mRNA-splicing factor ATP-dependent RNA helicase DEAH4 is translated as MDALVVLPIVAFEDKIAETVEANPVVVIIGETGSGKSTQLSQILRRRGYTRSGTIAVTQPRRVAAVSVSRRVAQELGVVLGEEVGYAIRFEDRTSEKTCIKYLTDGCLLRESLSNPELNQYSVIILDEAHERSLNTDILLGLMKRLIKTRSSNLKVLITSATLDGVKVSKFFSGCPILNIPGTLFPVEKFYSTERPTNYIESALKTALDIHLKEPPGDILIFMTGKDDIDKMVSKLEERIQNLEEGSCLDALVLPLHGSLPPEMQVRVFAQAPSNCRRFIVATNIAETSLTVDGVVYVIDSGYVKQRQYNPSSGMYSLDIVQISRVQADQRAGRAGRTCPGKCYRLYPASVYSEEFLDATVPEIQRSSLAGTVLYLKSLDLPDIDILKFDFLDPPSRESLEDALRQLYLIDAIDENGQITSVGRTMAELPLEPSLSRTLIEANELGCLSQALTVAATLSAEITLHQARSKGKERKRKQQASLPDGSGWGDHIQLLQIYENWDLADYDPDWCTDNDLQKRSMMFSKDVRKQLSQIIQKIAKGPMEVQSSSRHKRNDHDYEKLRRALCVGYGNQLAERMLHHNGYRTLGYRSQLVQVHPSSVLQTDENGQLPDYVVYHELINTSRPFMRNVCAVEMKWVLPILKKLEKLDIDKLSGGSHGSNGSEPIEDKTTSLPASDKDVKQPVDVDSKIQAARERYLARKGKR